One window from the genome of Chiloscyllium plagiosum isolate BGI_BamShark_2017 chromosome 31, ASM401019v2, whole genome shotgun sequence encodes:
- the abhd8a gene encoding protein ABHD8 encodes MRFNMLTSITDGIMCCITGRALNVVGAIDSVESSDGYDYIEVKPGRILRVKHIVPGRSPAEQQEESVVAEEGGEGEEMSGKGVVHCKRKISVYRNGQVVIENLGDVIRSEILHCQNGNTEPGSTVEIELSDANVASPRANGTIQEQGTVKRRKRKPKKTVVIDCKKRITSCKGSHSDVALFFIHGVGGSLDIWKEQLDFFGKLGYEVVAPDLAGHGSSTAPKIGAAYTFYALAEDMRAIFRRYGKKRNILIGHSYGVSFCTFLAHEYPDQVHKVVMINGGGPTALEPSLCSIFNLPTCVLHCLSPCLAWSFLKAAFARQGAKEKQLLKEGNAFKVTSFVLQAMMSGQYWPEGDEVYHAELTVPVLLVHGMHDKFVPVDEDQRMAEILLIAFLKVIDEGSHMVMMECPETVNTLLHEFLLWEPEITATEQVEAKQTTENK; translated from the exons ATGAG GTTCAACATGTTGACCAGTATAACCGATGGGATCATGTGCTGCATCACGGGCAGGGCGCTGAACGTGGTGGGAGCCATCGACAGCGTGGAGTCCAGCGACGGCTATGACTACATCGAGGTGAAGCCAGGCCGGATCCTGCGAGTCAAACACATCGTGCCAGGCCGGAGCCCGgcagagcagcaggaggagagcgtGGTGGCGGAGGAGGGAGGCGAGGGAGAGGAGATGTCCGGTAAAGGGGTGGTGCACTGCAAGCGTAAGATCTCTGTCTACCGCAACGGCCAGGTGGTGATTGAGAACCTCGGCGATGTGATCCGCTCGGAGATCCTGCACTGCCAGAATGGCAACACCGAGCCTGGCAGCACAGTGGAGATCGAGCTCTCCGACGCCAACGTCGCCTCACCCCGGGCCAACGGCACCATCCAGGAGCAGGGCACAGTGAAGCGGCGCAAGCGCAAGCCGAAGAAGACGGTGGTGATCGACTGCAAGAAGCGGATCACCAGCTGCAAGGGGAGCCACTCGGACGTGGCGCTGTTCTTCATCCACGGCGTCGGCGGCTCCCTGGACATTTGGAAGGAGCAGCTGGACTTCTTTGGCAAGTTGGGATACGAGGTGGTGGCCCCAGACCTTGCTGGGCATGGCTCCAGCACCGCGCCAAAGATCGGAGCTGCCTACACTTTCTATGCCCTCGCTGAGGACATGAGGGCCATCTTTAGGCGCTACGGCAAGAAACGTAACATCCTGATCGGACACTCTTATGG GGTCTCATTCTGCACGTTTCTGGCTCACGAGTATCCGGATCAAGTACACAAGGTGGTGATGATCAATGGAGGAGGTCCGACTGCGCTGGAACCCAGTTTGTGCTCCATCTTCAACCTGCCCACCTGTGTCCTACACTGCCTCTCACCCTGTCTTGCGTGGAGCTTCCTCAA AGCGGCATTTGCCCGACAGGGGGCGAAAGAGAAACAATTGTTGAAGGAGGGGAATGCTTTCAAGGTGACCTCCTTCGTGTTGCAGGCGATGATGAGTGGGCAGTACTGGCCCGAGGGTGATGAGGTCTACCACGCTGAACTGACGGTGCCTGTTCTGCTAGTGCATGGAATGCATGACAAGTTTGTCCCTGTGGATGAAGACCAGCGAATGGCTGAG ATCTTGCTGATTGCGTTCCTGAAGGTCATCGATGAGGGGAGTCACATGGTTATGATGGAGTGCCCGGAAACTGTGAACACATTACTGCATGAGTTCCTGCTTTGGGAACCAGAGATTACTGCGACTGAACAAGTAGAGGCCAAACAGacaacagaaaataaataa